A genomic region of Maledivibacter sp. contains the following coding sequences:
- a CDS encoding mechanosensitive ion channel family protein → MDLNSIKGLKNLEINKINLGVRPFISSIIILILAFVLIKLVMFLTKKIIEITKFNEQREKTVKSVIDSVAAYFIMTFAILTILSEFGLIKKATILTGAGIFTLVAGLGAQNLIKDFINGFFLLFERQMKVGDFICINEKYFGTVEEIGLRATAIREWSLTKIYIPNGEIKTLKNYYKEKSRVIIEIIVPFEENHDEVEKALKEVCCIINEKYEDRLYRIGNTNYSEFDLVGVISFNGMEGGAKYIITGIVIPRHKWFIRNRINETVLRVFNEKDLKMGYPKIWFSGKEK, encoded by the coding sequence ATGGATCTAAATAGTATTAAAGGATTAAAAAATTTAGAAATAAATAAGATAAACTTGGGAGTACGTCCATTTATTTCATCTATCATAATACTTATATTGGCCTTTGTATTAATTAAATTGGTGATGTTTTTAACTAAGAAAATCATTGAAATAACAAAGTTCAATGAACAAAGAGAAAAAACCGTAAAAAGCGTAATTGATTCTGTTGCAGCATACTTCATAATGACCTTTGCCATCCTAACTATTCTAAGTGAATTTGGATTGATAAAGAAAGCTACCATTCTCACAGGAGCTGGTATTTTTACTTTAGTTGCTGGTCTTGGGGCCCAAAATTTGATAAAGGATTTTATAAATGGATTTTTTTTACTTTTTGAAAGACAAATGAAGGTAGGAGACTTTATTTGCATAAACGAAAAATATTTTGGGACAGTAGAGGAAATCGGTCTAAGGGCTACGGCCATAAGGGAATGGTCATTAACAAAGATTTATATCCCTAATGGTGAAATAAAAACTTTGAAAAATTATTACAAAGAGAAATCTAGAGTAATTATCGAAATAATAGTTCCCTTTGAAGAAAATCACGATGAAGTTGAAAAAGCTTTGAAGGAAGTATGTTGTATTATTAATGAAAAATATGAAGATAGATTGTATAGGATAGGAAATACAAATTATTCAGAATTTGACCTAGTTGGAGTAATATCATTCAATGGCATGGAGGGTGGCGCAAAATATATAATCACTGGAATAGTTATACCACGTCATAAATGGTTTATTAGGAATAGAATTAACGAAACTGTACTTAGAGTATTTAATGAAAAAGATTTGAAAATGGGATATCCAAAGATATGGTTTAGCGGTAAAGAAAAATAG
- a CDS encoding glycosyl hydrolase family 18 protein → MIIHVVKPGESLYTIGQLYGVAPFKIADDNELTDPGKLVVGQTLVILQGTREHEVVSGESLYSIARQYGTTVEAILNANPEITSPLVIYPGQIIDIPPTSKRLGSIEVNGYAFPNIDMDVLKKTLPYLTYLSIFSYEVNPDGSLNPIDDEALIKAAREAGVAPLMVITNLESGGGFSSDIARSILTSEETQEILINNIINTLKEKNYYGLDIDFEYIYPEDKELYNDFLRKVTSRLRPMGYTVTTALAPKTSADQKGVVYEAHDYPVHGALADHVVIMTYEWGYTYGPPLAVAPINEVEKVVNYALTEIPSRKILMGIPNYGYDWTLPYTPGTAAKTVTNTGAVDLAGDVGAAIQYDQKSQAPFFNYYDSEGKQHVVWFEDARSIDAKANLAGRKNLGGVSYWTINKYFPQNWLVLDSLFDISKLL, encoded by the coding sequence TTGATAATTCATGTTGTTAAGCCGGGTGAAAGCTTATATACTATTGGACAATTATACGGAGTAGCACCTTTTAAAATTGCTGATGATAATGAACTTACGGACCCTGGCAAGCTTGTAGTAGGTCAGACATTGGTGATATTACAGGGAACAAGGGAGCATGAAGTGGTTTCAGGAGAATCTCTTTATTCAATTGCCAGACAATATGGAACCACTGTTGAGGCTATACTTAATGCTAATCCCGAGATAACAAGTCCCCTAGTAATATATCCAGGTCAAATAATAGATATTCCGCCAACATCGAAAAGACTGGGGAGTATAGAGGTTAATGGATACGCTTTTCCCAATATAGATATGGATGTACTCAAGAAGACTTTACCATATTTGACGTATCTAAGTATTTTTAGTTATGAAGTGAATCCAGATGGGTCATTAAATCCAATAGATGATGAAGCTTTGATAAAGGCAGCTAGGGAGGCAGGAGTAGCTCCACTAATGGTAATAACAAATCTAGAGAGTGGAGGAGGTTTTAGTAGCGATATAGCCCGTAGCATACTTACTAGTGAAGAAACCCAAGAGATACTAATAAATAACATAATTAATACCTTAAAAGAAAAGAATTATTATGGATTAGATATAGATTTCGAGTATATTTACCCAGAGGATAAAGAACTTTATAATGATTTTTTGAGAAAGGTCACTAGTAGGTTAAGACCTATGGGATATACTGTCACAACGGCTTTGGCCCCTAAAACCTCGGCAGATCAAAAAGGTGTAGTTTATGAAGCCCATGATTATCCCGTACACGGTGCTTTAGCAGATCATGTTGTGATAATGACCTACGAATGGGGTTATACCTATGGACCTCCATTGGCGGTGGCTCCCATTAATGAGGTTGAAAAGGTTGTCAATTATGCACTAACAGAAATACCGAGCAGGAAAATTCTCATGGGTATACCTAATTATGGATATGACTGGACACTACCCTATACTCCCGGTACAGCAGCAAAAACAGTTACCAATACAGGGGCTGTAGACCTAGCTGGAGATGTGGGTGCCGCCATACAATACGATCAGAAATCCCAGGCACCTTTCTTTAATTATTATGATAGTGAGGGGAAGCAGCATGTGGTATGGTTTGAAGATGCAAGAAGTATAGATGCAAAGGCTAATTTAGCAGGTAGGAAGAATCTCGGTGGAGTAAGCTATTGGACCATAAATAAGTATTTTCCACAAAACTGGCTGGTTCTAGATTCATTATTTGATATTAGTAAGCTTCTTTAA
- a CDS encoding HAD family hydrolase: MSKAVFLDRDGVINDNYKPVNKPEDLKIYPWSAESILRLNRAGYYVFVVTNQGGIEMGYFKERDLEEIHGKLINEIKKSGAHIDEIDFCPHFKTKCECRKPEAGMLKRLSKKYSIDLNNSFMVGDRDVDIEAGIKAGCKTIKIGKPYHKANHTVKNLSEAVKIILS, from the coding sequence ATGAGTAAAGCAGTTTTTTTAGATAGAGATGGTGTAATTAATGATAACTATAAACCCGTTAACAAACCTGAAGACTTAAAAATATACCCATGGTCAGCGGAGTCAATTCTAAGGCTAAATAGGGCCGGGTATTATGTTTTTGTGGTAACTAATCAAGGTGGAATAGAAATGGGATATTTTAAAGAAAGGGACCTAGAAGAAATTCATGGTAAACTAATAAATGAAATAAAAAAATCTGGGGCACATATAGATGAAATTGATTTTTGTCCACACTTCAAAACCAAATGCGAATGCCGAAAACCTGAAGCGGGTATGCTTAAAAGACTCTCAAAAAAATATTCTATTGACTTAAATAATTCTTTTATGGTTGGAGATAGAGATGTCGATATTGAAGCCGGAATTAAAGCTGGATGTAAAACCATTAAAATAGGTAAACCATATCACAAAGCTAATCATACAGTAAAAAATCTTTCGGAGGCGGTAAAAATTATTTTATCATAG
- a CDS encoding SDR family oxidoreductase, with protein sequence MGSLLKDKNILIMGVANKWSIAWGISKKFIEEEANVAFTYFGEKSKANLEKFLKEENVENPLLISCDVTKDEDIERAFGEVKERMGSLNGLVHSIAFANKDELQGCYYDTSREGYLMAQDISAYSLVAVSRYAKPLMSEGGSIVTLSYLGSERAVKNYNVMGVAKAALEASVRYLAVDLGPGNITVNSISAGPIKTTSAKGVKNFTKLLKGFEEVAPMKRLVKTEEVANTALFLCSDLGTGVTGENIHVDCGYHIVG encoded by the coding sequence ATGGGAAGTTTACTTAAAGATAAAAATATATTAATTATGGGAGTTGCTAACAAGTGGAGTATTGCATGGGGAATTTCTAAGAAGTTTATTGAAGAGGAAGCAAATGTTGCTTTTACTTACTTTGGAGAAAAAAGCAAAGCTAATTTAGAGAAATTTTTAAAAGAAGAGAATGTGGAAAATCCATTATTAATTTCATGTGATGTTACAAAGGATGAAGATATCGAAAGAGCCTTTGGAGAAGTTAAGGAAAGAATGGGTTCTCTTAATGGATTAGTACATAGTATTGCCTTTGCTAATAAGGATGAATTACAGGGCTGTTACTATGACACATCAAGGGAAGGATATCTAATGGCTCAAGATATAAGTGCGTATTCATTAGTGGCTGTGTCTAGATATGCTAAGCCTCTTATGTCTGAAGGGGGAAGTATAGTTACTTTATCTTACCTTGGATCAGAAAGGGCAGTTAAAAACTATAATGTAATGGGCGTTGCTAAGGCTGCATTAGAAGCAAGCGTTAGGTATCTAGCTGTTGACTTAGGACCTGGCAACATTACAGTTAACTCTATTTCTGCTGGCCCGATTAAAACCACTTCTGCTAAGGGAGTTAAGAATTTTACAAAACTGCTAAAGGGTTTTGAAGAAGTTGCTCCAATGAAGAGGCTAGTTAAAACAGAAGAGGTAGCAAATACGGCTTTATTTCTATGTAGTGACCTTGGCACAGGAGTTACAGGGGAAAATATTCATGTAGATTGCGGATACCATATTGTAGGATAA
- a CDS encoding type II toxin-antitoxin system Phd/YefM family antitoxin: MKLVKKMTQGLTGDIIEYKGNYFNNLNKGGNTVEGLVAVDLGVTTESSIDLDSLDLNTFNSLLLKTNLEHKKFLITEKGKPIAAIVPADEYNPCLNKLNEQELNSLLDEYEEELDRMI; the protein is encoded by the coding sequence TTGAAGTTAGTAAAAAAAATGACACAAGGATTAACAGGTGATATAATAGAATATAAAGGAAATTACTTCAACAACTTAAATAAAGGAGGTAATACAGTGGAAGGTTTAGTTGCTGTAGATTTGGGAGTAACAACTGAAAGTAGCATAGACTTAGATAGCTTAGACCTCAATACTTTCAACAGCCTGTTACTTAAAACAAATCTGGAACATAAAAAGTTCCTTATTACAGAAAAGGGTAAACCAATAGCTGCAATAGTTCCAGCTGACGAGTATAATCCATGCTTAAATAAGCTTAATGAACAGGAATTGAATTCATTGTTAGATGAATATGAAGAAGAACTAGATCGTATGATTTAA
- a CDS encoding putative manganese transporter: protein MLNNIFEIVLASAENSFLQVGVFVGAVLLLFGYVDYKKSGEFVRKIEASKKWQPILGALLGLTPGCGGAIFIMPLFVKGRVSFGTVVATLIATMGDSAFVIISTLPFHYLLVSVLSFIAAIISGYIVDYYKVGDKLLLNMNKLSKKELKKLHEKAEHMTQNYECKNSQSCKEDIISHIGHEEGDEIDIALHHKAKGHQDHKSLGYKFTHKSYLTYWGIISLGLILGIALLFQVDVNSLFIPNLGSIVGIGGTLFSILLMIMGKKFLQDDTHEEAELKVMSLKETLIHSAQETAFVSTWVYVAYLIYEFGVFGLGGGNYAVGEAIMTDAMTSAGFIAVIIGAVIGLIPGCGPQVIFVALFTKGMVPFAALLANAISQDGDALFPLLAIDRKSSLWATIITTIPAIIFGVIFYYIEIRFKLF from the coding sequence ATGTTGAATAATATTTTTGAAATAGTTTTAGCAAGTGCAGAAAATTCATTTTTACAGGTAGGGGTTTTTGTTGGGGCTGTTTTACTTTTGTTTGGCTACGTAGACTATAAAAAGTCTGGTGAATTTGTAAGAAAAATTGAAGCATCAAAGAAATGGCAACCTATTTTAGGGGCATTGTTAGGCTTAACTCCAGGTTGCGGTGGTGCTATATTTATTATGCCTTTATTTGTGAAAGGAAGGGTTAGCTTTGGAACCGTAGTAGCAACATTAATAGCGACTATGGGGGATTCAGCCTTTGTAATAATATCTACACTTCCTTTTCACTATTTATTGGTCAGTGTGCTTTCATTTATTGCAGCCATAATAAGTGGATATATTGTGGATTATTATAAAGTTGGTGATAAGCTGCTATTAAATATGAACAAGCTATCTAAAAAGGAATTAAAAAAGCTGCATGAAAAAGCAGAACATATGACACAAAACTATGAGTGTAAAAACTCACAATCTTGCAAAGAAGATATCATATCCCATATTGGCCACGAAGAAGGTGATGAAATCGATATAGCACTGCATCACAAAGCTAAGGGTCATCAAGACCACAAATCTTTAGGTTATAAATTTACCCATAAAAGCTATTTAACTTATTGGGGAATAATATCACTGGGGCTTATTTTGGGAATAGCTCTATTGTTCCAAGTAGATGTAAACAGCTTGTTTATTCCTAATTTGGGCTCTATAGTAGGTATTGGGGGAACCCTATTCTCAATACTGCTCATGATTATGGGTAAAAAATTCCTGCAGGATGATACCCATGAGGAAGCTGAGCTAAAGGTTATGTCTTTAAAAGAAACACTCATTCATAGTGCCCAAGAGACAGCTTTTGTATCAACCTGGGTATACGTTGCATATCTTATCTATGAATTTGGTGTATTTGGATTAGGTGGAGGCAACTATGCAGTTGGTGAAGCAATTATGACTGATGCAATGACTTCCGCTGGATTTATTGCAGTTATAATTGGGGCTGTGATAGGTCTTATACCTGGATGTGGCCCACAAGTAATTTTTGTTGCTTTATTCACCAAGGGAATGGTACCCTTTGCGGCACTTTTAGCTAACGCAATATCACAGGATGGGGATGCTTTATTTCCTCTTTTAGCAATTGATAGAAAATCTTCTCTATGGGCTACTATTATTACTACAATACCAGCAATTATTTTTGGAGTGATTTTTTATTATATTGAAATAAGATTTAAATTATTTTAG
- a CDS encoding glutamine synthetase, producing the protein MDKLLYFIPPEKHDCESLRAVLESHKEIKFVSLAAVDLGNNDTDEKIPINIMLEDIEGFLQNGAQTDGSSVYLPEIAEINNAKVDIIPDLDVKWFVDYNYDFIDPETNLPVGTLLIPSYLEHDGTLVGSRSVLKSSIDNFKKEIQSILSNYKSILDEFSIKSLDDIDKIILTTATELEFWVQTPGDKADFEHLSTSQNLKEQYWKRTVGPVRTAMEKSLILLNKYGYEAEMGHKEVGGIPSSVSKNGKFNHIMEQLEIDWKYSTAMQTADNELFAKEIIKETFVSHGLDVTFLAKPIEGVAGSGEHTHVGVAVKLKDGSIRNLFTPSDMSKYFMSSMGWGGLMGLLKNYEVVNPFITSTNDALNRLKPGFEAPICIVSSIGHEVQTPSRNRTILAGLIRDFNNPLATRFEVRVPNPTTNTYLATAAIYQAMLDGIEAVIESGKDNKALEAEFSKSAGEEGFYLEKNRAYRSEDDVFDHYTDEERNTLFGIPPSTVWQNISNLDKYPDKLRVLSKNGVFSEKIIASYKASVLMQWTTELKDRIIPSNIELVRECKKVHDIDYATDLDVVNWEKVNHLKYYLMKDSLTQKSLFTRIRECIDNKDYDLASDLQIEMSEKITLLKKLYASYKRNLFKVD; encoded by the coding sequence ATGGATAAACTGCTATACTTTATACCCCCGGAAAAACATGATTGTGAATCACTTAGGGCTGTACTTGAAAGCCATAAGGAAATTAAATTTGTATCATTGGCTGCTGTTGATCTTGGTAATAATGATACCGATGAAAAAATACCTATTAATATAATGCTTGAAGATATTGAAGGTTTTTTACAAAATGGTGCCCAAACTGATGGTTCAAGTGTTTACTTACCTGAGATAGCAGAAATAAATAATGCAAAGGTCGATATTATACCGGATTTAGATGTTAAATGGTTTGTTGACTACAACTATGATTTTATTGACCCTGAAACTAACCTGCCTGTAGGTACGTTGTTAATTCCTTCCTATCTTGAACATGATGGTACATTGGTTGGTTCTCGTTCAGTTCTAAAGTCATCTATAGATAATTTTAAAAAAGAAATACAATCTATTCTTAGTAATTACAAGTCAATCCTAGATGAATTTAGTATAAAATCCCTAGATGATATTGATAAAATTATACTTACTACGGCTACAGAACTTGAATTCTGGGTACAAACTCCCGGTGATAAAGCTGACTTTGAACACTTATCTACTTCTCAGAACCTAAAGGAACAATATTGGAAGCGTACAGTAGGCCCTGTTCGTACTGCCATGGAAAAATCATTGATTTTATTAAATAAATATGGCTATGAAGCAGAAATGGGACATAAAGAAGTGGGAGGGATTCCATCATCGGTTTCTAAAAACGGAAAATTCAACCACATAATGGAACAACTGGAAATAGACTGGAAATATAGTACAGCAATGCAAACTGCTGATAATGAATTATTTGCAAAGGAAATTATCAAAGAAACCTTTGTTAGTCATGGACTAGATGTCACATTTTTGGCTAAACCAATCGAAGGCGTTGCTGGTAGCGGTGAACATACACATGTTGGTGTAGCAGTAAAACTAAAGGATGGGTCTATTCGGAACCTATTTACTCCTTCAGATATGTCTAAATACTTTATGAGTTCAATGGGTTGGGGTGGTTTAATGGGACTACTTAAAAACTACGAGGTTGTTAACCCATTTATTACTTCTACAAACGATGCTCTTAATAGATTAAAGCCTGGATTTGAAGCCCCTATTTGTATTGTTTCTTCTATTGGCCATGAGGTTCAAACACCTTCAAGAAATAGAACTATCTTGGCAGGTTTAATCAGAGATTTTAATAATCCTCTTGCCACCAGATTTGAAGTTAGAGTACCTAATCCTACAACTAATACCTATTTAGCCACCGCAGCAATTTATCAAGCCATGCTAGATGGAATCGAAGCAGTAATTGAATCAGGCAAGGATAATAAAGCCCTTGAGGCAGAATTCTCAAAATCAGCTGGAGAAGAAGGCTTCTACTTAGAAAAAAATAGAGCCTATAGAAGTGAAGACGACGTATTTGATCACTACACAGACGAAGAAAGAAATACTCTATTTGGTATTCCGCCTTCAACTGTATGGCAAAACATTAGCAATTTAGATAAGTACCCAGATAAACTTAGGGTTTTATCGAAAAATGGGGTGTTTTCCGAAAAGATTATAGCATCCTATAAAGCAAGCGTATTAATGCAGTGGACTACTGAATTAAAAGATAGGATCATCCCTTCAAATATTGAATTGGTTAGAGAATGTAAAAAAGTCCATGATATAGATTATGCAACGGATTTGGATGTGGTTAATTGGGAGAAAGTTAATCATCTCAAATATTATTTAATGAAGGATAGCTTAACCCAAAAATCTCTATTTACTAGAATAAGAGAATGTATTGATAATAAGGATTATGATTTAGCGTCGGATTTACAAATAGAAATGAGTGAAAAAATCACTTTATTAAAGAAACTATATGCAAGCTATAAGAGAAACCTTTTCAAAGTAGACTAG
- the ytvI gene encoding sporulation integral membrane protein YtvI, with product MGNIVISKLMIIFIIILIYFILSKSLILLLPFILGWIISVIVEPVVSFLNKKFRIYRGIASFISIIGFVVIAGLIVSSLGGLLISELTKLSNKLPDLSIKTKDFLSYFDTKFQSLYINISPDISQSIYDTLYNILNSLTKYIGVLATSTLNFVTAIPNFVLFILFTLLSSFFISKDKEKIYKFIRIRIPDSIFKSKKLKILKDDLFSALLGYIKAQLILMTITFVESAIGLTLIGANYSILIALIVSFVDALPVLGSGSIYIPWIILKLLHNDFNTAIFLLILYLTITIVRQTLEPKILSTQIGLYPLVTLMSIYIAIRLFGFIGIILGPIIVISILALQKMGIIPTLNPHIKNEK from the coding sequence ATGGGGAACATTGTTATTTCTAAGCTCATGATAATATTTATTATTATTTTAATTTACTTTATCTTATCTAAATCTTTAATACTTTTGCTACCTTTTATTTTGGGATGGATTATTTCAGTAATTGTTGAACCAGTAGTGTCCTTTCTAAATAAAAAATTTAGAATCTATAGGGGAATAGCATCATTTATATCCATTATTGGTTTTGTTGTGATAGCTGGATTAATTGTTTCTTCCTTGGGTGGACTTTTAATTTCAGAACTAACTAAGTTATCCAACAAACTACCGGACTTAAGTATTAAAACAAAGGATTTTCTTTCATATTTTGATACTAAATTTCAGTCCCTTTACATAAATATTTCCCCAGACATATCCCAGTCAATATATGATACCCTATACAATATTTTGAATTCCTTAACAAAATATATTGGCGTATTGGCAACATCTACTTTAAATTTTGTAACTGCAATACCAAATTTTGTTTTATTTATTTTGTTTACTTTGCTCTCTTCATTCTTTATATCGAAGGATAAAGAAAAAATATATAAATTTATAAGAATTCGTATACCCGACAGTATATTTAAAAGCAAAAAATTAAAAATTTTAAAGGATGATTTGTTCTCCGCTTTATTAGGATATATCAAGGCTCAGCTCATACTTATGACTATCACCTTTGTTGAAAGCGCCATAGGTCTAACCTTAATAGGTGCAAATTACTCAATTCTTATTGCCTTAATAGTTAGTTTTGTAGATGCTTTGCCTGTGTTAGGTTCAGGATCAATTTATATACCATGGATTATCCTTAAGCTTTTACACAATGATTTTAATACAGCGATTTTTCTTCTAATACTTTATTTGACTATTACTATTGTTAGACAAACTTTGGAGCCTAAAATATTAAGTACACAAATAGGTTTATACCCATTAGTAACTTTGATGTCTATTTATATTGCAATTAGATTATTTGGTTTTATTGGAATAATACTTGGCCCAATAATCGTTATATCCATATTAGCTCTTCAAAAAATGGGTATTATACCTACCTTGAATCCCCATATTAAAAATGAAAAATAA
- a CDS encoding NAD(P)-dependent oxidoreductase — protein sequence MAEHIIEEAKRCLQCKNARCRKGCPVNTPINEVINLFLDGKILEAGEKLFLNNPLSSVCSLVCPHEKFCEGSCILSNKGNPIHWSSIERYISDYYLNKMNMKPNIDPNKKIAIVGSGPAGITIAFILAARGYDITIFELRDKIGGVLRYGIPNFRLPKDILDRLKDQLTNMGVKIRPNTLVGPVITIDNLFRDGYKAIFIGTGVWNPKPLRLKGESLGHVHYAIDYLKNPDVYDLGKKICVIGAGNVAMDVARTAIRKDVNEVYIMYRKGEEDMSASRNEIEYARLDGVRFEFYKTPIELKDQGVEYLETKKVEEDGEEKLIILKDSEGLFEVDSIIIAASQGPKANIVSHTKGIEINKFGLVTTDEFGRTTREGVFASGDVVTGAKTVVEAVNFSKKVADGIDQYVSKKYGSSD from the coding sequence ATGGCTGAACATATTATTGAAGAAGCTAAAAGATGTTTACAATGTAAAAATGCTAGATGTAGAAAGGGTTGTCCAGTTAATACTCCTATAAATGAAGTAATAAATTTATTTTTAGATGGTAAGATTCTGGAAGCAGGAGAAAAATTATTTTTAAATAATCCACTTTCATCGGTTTGTTCCCTAGTGTGTCCCCATGAAAAGTTTTGTGAGGGTAGCTGTATACTTTCAAATAAGGGAAACCCCATTCACTGGAGTTCTATTGAGAGATATATATCAGATTACTATTTGAATAAAATGAACATGAAGCCAAATATTGATCCAAATAAAAAAATAGCTATAGTAGGATCAGGGCCTGCAGGGATAACAATTGCATTTATCTTAGCTGCTAGGGGATATGATATTACGATATTCGAACTTCGTGATAAGATAGGAGGAGTTTTAAGGTACGGCATACCAAATTTTAGACTGCCTAAGGACATTTTAGATAGACTTAAAGACCAATTAACTAATATGGGGGTGAAAATAAGACCTAATACCTTAGTAGGGCCTGTGATTACAATTGACAATCTTTTTAGAGACGGATATAAAGCCATTTTTATAGGTACTGGAGTTTGGAATCCAAAACCCCTAAGACTTAAGGGGGAAAGTTTAGGACATGTACATTATGCCATAGATTATTTGAAAAATCCTGACGTATATGATTTAGGGAAAAAAATATGTGTGATCGGGGCCGGGAATGTAGCTATGGATGTAGCGAGAACTGCCATAAGAAAGGATGTCAATGAGGTCTATATAATGTATAGAAAAGGCGAAGAAGACATGTCGGCTAGTAGGAATGAAATAGAATATGCTAGACTAGATGGTGTTAGATTTGAATTTTATAAAACCCCTATAGAATTAAAGGATCAAGGGGTTGAATATTTAGAAACTAAAAAAGTAGAGGAAGATGGAGAAGAAAAATTAATTATATTGAAAGATTCCGAAGGGTTATTTGAAGTGGACTCTATTATTATCGCAGCAAGCCAAGGCCCAAAGGCCAATATAGTTTCACATACCAAAGGAATAGAGATAAATAAATTTGGTTTAGTAACAACGGATGAGTTTGGAAGAACCACTAGGGAAGGGGTTTTTGCATCGGGGGATGTAGTAACTGGAGCTAAAACCGTAGTTGAAGCAGTAAACTTTTCTAAGAAAGTAGCAGATGGGATAGATCAATATGTATCTAAAAAATATGGTAGCTCTGATTAA
- a CDS encoding DUF1015 family protein — protein sequence MAVVRPFKGIRPKIDLVDKVASLPYDVMNREEANKMAEGNEYSFLHVVRSEIDVDNSVSQYDESVYKTARKNLDQMIEEGILEQDETPRLYIYRQIMDGRVQTGIVGCTSIDDYMNDIIKKHEFTRPQKEVDRINNFDHCDANTAPIFLTYRKNDELSSIINDWIKFHKPVYNFTSEDSITHIAWVIDEDSINSRIREIFDGIDYLYIADGHHRSASSVKVGLKRREANPNYTGKEEFNYFLSVIFPDEDLFIMDYNRVVVDLNGLTDDEFMSKVNEKFSVEEYNGEGQYKPTQKHTFGMYIDSKWYKLSPQEGLYDENDPVDRLDVSILQKNLLHPILGIENPRTDKRIDFVGGIRGLEELERRVDNDMKIAFSMYPTTMEDLLSIADAGEVMPPKSTWFEPKLRSGLFVHRLRD from the coding sequence ATGGCTGTTGTAAGACCCTTTAAAGGAATTAGACCAAAGATTGATTTAGTGGATAAAGTGGCTTCACTTCCATACGATGTTATGAATAGAGAAGAAGCTAATAAAATGGCAGAGGGTAATGAATATTCATTCTTACATGTAGTAAGATCAGAAATAGATGTTGATAATTCTGTAAGTCAGTATGATGAGAGCGTTTATAAAACAGCAAGAAAAAATTTAGATCAGATGATTGAAGAAGGCATATTAGAGCAAGATGAAACACCTAGATTATATATATATAGACAAATAATGGATGGTAGAGTACAAACGGGTATAGTTGGTTGTACTTCCATTGATGACTATATGAATGATATCATTAAAAAGCATGAATTTACAAGACCACAAAAAGAAGTTGATAGAATAAATAACTTTGACCATTGTGATGCAAATACGGCACCTATTTTCTTAACCTATAGGAAAAATGACGAACTAAGTAGTATAATTAATGATTGGATAAAATTCCATAAGCCAGTTTATAATTTCACCAGTGAAGATTCAATAACCCATATAGCTTGGGTTATAGATGAAGATAGCATAAATAGTAGGATAAGAGAAATCTTTGATGGAATAGACTATTTATATATAGCCGATGGGCATCATAGATCGGCATCATCTGTAAAGGTTGGTTTAAAAAGAAGAGAAGCCAATCCGAACTATACAGGGAAAGAGGAGTTTAACTACTTCTTATCAGTAATTTTCCCAGATGAAGATTTATTCATTATGGACTACAATAGAGTGGTTGTTGATCTAAATGGATTAACAGATGATGAGTTTATGAGCAAAGTTAACGAAAAATTTAGCGTTGAAGAATATAATGGAGAAGGACAATATAAGCCTACTCAAAAACATACCTTTGGTATGTACATAGATAGTAAATGGTACAAATTATCTCCACAGGAAGGTCTATATGATGAAAATGATCCTGTTGATAGGCTAGATGTTTCTATATTGCAGAAAAATCTTTTACATCCTATACTAGGGATCGAAAACCCTAGAACAGATAAGAGAATAGATTTTGTTGGTGGTATCAGAGGACTTGAGGAGCTTGAAAGAAGAGTAGATAATGACATGAAGATAGCCTTCTCAATGTATCCAACGACTATGGAGGACCTATTATCAATAGCAGATGCAGGAGAAGTCATGCCTCCAAAATCTACTTGGTTTGAACCAAAGCTTAGAAGTGGATTATTTGTTCATAGGTTAAGGGATTAA